The following are encoded in a window of Plectropomus leopardus isolate mb chromosome 23, YSFRI_Pleo_2.0, whole genome shotgun sequence genomic DNA:
- the LOC121962444 gene encoding macrophage mannose receptor 1-like, which translates to MQWSLFVLVLMGQCCFFVCELYEYHFIEEKKTWEEARKYCRDHYTDLATVSNMTDMKRLNYSAQKGNGAWIGLYNETDANRMWHWSLPGVEYNETEHNWADSEPNDKKKPENCVRIDDDYEWEDAPCTTENKFICYDGLSVNSTEGNKSDQFFCSDKKMTWQEAQNYCREQHTDLISGRKQLDAIGQCKENDTEDRWIGLFRDTWRWSDGSNVSFRYWDLDLFKDEDNKTCAMTLLNGKWSSDKCNETKPFICYDDKVILIKEKKTWNDALDYCRKNHSDLVSITNPHQQRWVQERAKKANTSHVWMGLHYACFMDLWFWVNDCVVCYDNWAPGGRQQGCDRAAAMDKEGKWFKMSENDTFNFICTLK; encoded by the exons ATGCAGTGGAGCCTGTTTGTGCTCGTTCTGATGG gccAGTGTTGCTTCTTTGTCTGTGAGCTCTATGAGTACCACTTCATTGAAGAGAAAAAGACCTGGGAAGAAGCCAGGAAGTATTGCAGAGATCATTACACTGACCTGGCCACAGTGTCTAACATGACAGACATGAAGAGACTCAATTACTCTGCACAGAAAGGAAACGGAGCCTGGATTGGGCTTTACAACGAAACAGATGCCAACAGGATGTGGCACTGGTCTCTCCCAGGGGTGGAGTACAATGAAACTGAGCATAATTGGGCTGACAGTGAGCCAAATGACAAGAAGAAACCTGAAAACTGTGTGCGGattgatgatgattatgaatGGGAGGATGCCCCTTGTACAACTGAGAATAAATTTATCTGCTACGATG GTTTGTCTGTTAATTCCACAGAAGGGAACAAGTCTGATCAGTTCTTTTGTAGTGATAAGAAGATGACCTGGCAAGAGGCTCAGAACTACTGCAGAGAACAACATACTGACCTGATCAGTGGACGCAAACAGTTAGATGCCATAGGACAGTGCAAAGAAAACGATACGGAGGACAGGTGGATCGGTCTGTTCAGAGACACCTGGAGGTGGTCAGAtggcagcaatgtctcttttagATACTGGGATCTGGACTTATTTAAAGACGAAGATAACAAGACTTGTGCTATGACTCTGTTAAATGGAAAATGGAGCTCCgacaaatgtaatgaaacaAAACCCTTCATCTGCTATGACG ACAAAGTGATCCTgatcaaagagaaaaagacctGGAATGATGCATTGGATTACTGCAGAAAGAACCACAGTGACCTGGTCTCCATCACTAACCCTCATCAGCAGAGATGGGTCCAGGAGAGAGCCAAGAAGGCCAACACTTCCCACGTGTGGATGGGACTGCACTACGCCTGCTTTATGGATTTGTGGTTTTGGGTAAATGATTGTGTGGTCTGCTATGACAACTGGGCCCCAGGAGGAAGGCAGCAGGGTTGTGACAGGGCTGCAGCCATGGACAAAGAGGGGAAATGGttcaaaatgtctgaaaatgacacGTTTAATTTCATCTGCACTCTTAAGTAG
- the LOC121961850 gene encoding macrophage mannose receptor 1-like gives MAKMQWSLFVLILMGQSSFLTCHHYEYHFVKENKTWTEAQKYCRDNYTDLATVFDMTDTKRLRDLAQNQDAAWIGLYSDPELNNKKMWRWQWSLPELEFSTSEENWYPQEPQDALISEACVPMDRNHKWKDVPCTTEFIFEFICYDERNQSDQKFHFIKNEVTWSKAQNYCREHHTDLVSGREQLDKISEDIDNKIGGKNVWIGLFRDSWRWSDESSFSFRNWNRQLFKSEDGNKKCAMTMTDGKWTSDECKKTKPFFCYDDKVILIKEKKTWDGALDYCRKNHSDLVSITNPHQQRWVQERAKKANTSYVWMGLRYTCFMDLWFWVNDCVVCYDNWAPGGRQEGCDRAAAMDIEGKWFKMTESDTFNFICTLK, from the exons GGCAAAGATGCAGTGGAGTCTGTTTGTGCTCATTCTGATGG GTCAATCTTCCTTCTTAACATGTCACCACTATGAGTACCACTTTGTCAAAGAGAATAAGACCTGGACAGAAGCCCAGAAGTACTGCAGAGATAACTACACTGACCTGGCCACAGTGTTTGACATGACAGACACGAAGAGACTCCGTGACTTGGCACAGAATCAAGATGCAGCCTGGATCGGGCTTTACAGCGACCCTGaactaaataacaaaaaaatgtggcgCTGGCAGTGGTCTCTGCCGGAGCTGGAGTTCAGTACTAGTGAGGAGAACTGGTATCCTCAAGAGCCTCAAGATGCTCTCATCAGCGAGGCATGTGTGCCGATGGACAGAAATCACAAATGGAAAGATGTCCCTTGTACTACTGAGTTTATATTTGAATTTATCTGCTATGATG AAAGGAATCAGTCCGATCAAAAATTCCACTTCATTAAAAACGAGGTGACCTGGTCAAAGGCTCAGAATTACTGCAGAGAGCATCACACCGACCTGGTCAGTGGACGCGAACAGTTAGACAAGATCAGCGAAGACATAGACAAtaaaattgggggaaaaaatgtgtgGATCGGCCTGTTCAGAGACAGCTGGAGGTGGTCAGATGAGAGCAGTTTCTCTTTCAGAAACTGGAATCGACAGCTATTTAAAAGTGAAGATGGCAACAAAAAATGTGCTATGACCATGACCGATGGAAAATGGACCTCTGATGaatgtaagaaaacaaaacccttCTTCTGCTATGACG ACAAAGTGATCCTgatcaaagagaaaaagacctGGGATGGCGCGTTGGATTACTGCAGAAAGAACCACAGTGACCTGGTCTCCATCACTAACCCTCATCAGCAGAGATGGGTCCAGGAGAGAGCCAAGAAGGCCAACACTTCCTACGTCTGGATGGGACTGCGCTACACCTGCTTTATGGATTTGTGGTTCTGGGTAAATGACTGTGTGGTCTGCTATGACAACTGGGCCCCAGGAGGAAGGCAGGAGGGTTGTGACAGGGCTGCAGCCATGGACATAGAGGGGAAATGGTTCAAAATGACTGAAAGTGACACGTTTAATTTCATCTGCACTCTTAAGTAG